A stretch of Shinella zoogloeoides DNA encodes these proteins:
- a CDS encoding aspartate carbamoyltransferase catalytic subunit, with translation MDFFPHRHLLGIKGLTEQEITHLLDRADEAVKISRQREKKTSTLRGLTQINLFFEASTRTQSSFELAGKRLGADVMNMSVGNSSVKKGETLIDTAMTLNAMHPDVLVVRHSSAGAAALLAQKVSCSVVNAGDGQHEHPTQALLDALTIRRAKGKLSRIIVAICGDVLHSRVARSNILLLNAMGARVRVVAPATLLPSGIADMGAEVYHSMEEGLKDADVVMMLRLQRERMSGAFVPSVREYFHYYGLDAEKLKAAKDDALVMHPGPMNRGVEIASEIADGPQSVIEQQVEMGVAVRMAVMETLLLSQNQGARA, from the coding sequence ATGGACTTCTTTCCGCATCGCCACCTTCTCGGTATCAAGGGTTTGACCGAGCAGGAGATCACCCACCTGCTCGACCGCGCCGACGAGGCGGTGAAAATCTCCCGCCAGCGAGAGAAGAAGACGTCGACCCTCCGGGGCCTGACGCAGATCAATCTCTTCTTCGAAGCCTCCACCCGCACGCAATCCTCCTTCGAGCTTGCCGGCAAACGCCTCGGCGCCGACGTGATGAACATGTCGGTCGGCAATTCCTCGGTGAAGAAGGGCGAGACGCTGATCGACACGGCGATGACGCTGAACGCCATGCACCCCGACGTGCTGGTGGTGCGCCACTCCTCGGCCGGTGCCGCCGCGCTGCTGGCGCAGAAAGTCTCCTGCTCGGTGGTGAACGCCGGCGACGGCCAGCATGAGCATCCGACGCAGGCCCTGCTCGATGCGCTGACCATCCGCCGAGCCAAGGGCAAGCTCTCGCGCATCATCGTCGCCATCTGCGGCGACGTGCTGCATTCGCGCGTCGCCCGCTCTAACATCCTCCTCCTCAACGCCATGGGCGCGCGGGTGCGCGTCGTCGCCCCGGCGACGCTGCTACCCTCCGGCATCGCGGACATGGGCGCGGAGGTCTATCACTCGATGGAGGAAGGCCTGAAAGACGCCGACGTCGTGATGATGCTGCGCCTCCAGCGCGAGCGCATGTCCGGCGCCTTCGTGCCCTCCGTGCGCGAATACTTCCACTATTACGGCCTCGACGCGGAAAAGCTGAAGGCGGCGAAGGACGACGCGCTCGTCATGCACCCCGGCCCGATGAACCGCGGCGTCGAGATCGCCTCCGAGATCGCCGACGGCCCGCAGAGCGTGATCGAGCAGCAGGTCGAGATGGGCGTCGCCGTCCGCATGGCCGTTATGGAAACGCTTCTTCTCTCGCAGAACCAGGGTGCCCGCGCATGA
- a CDS encoding acyl-CoA dehydrogenase family protein has protein sequence MTRDTEQKFSDLNQPSLWSGINAYRSDPLLVDATDAMPKPLRDEFDAIGRYVTSPEAQELARMANEGVPKLRTHGPRGERIDTVDFHPAWHALMRRSMVSGLHSSLWENVPDEQGRAHKARAVRFYLTAQLECGHLCPLTMTSASVAALSASPQVQREWGRKILSRKYDSANKPAMQKSAITLGMGMTEKQGGTDVRANTSTAERVGEGVYRLSGHKWFMSAPMSDGFVMLAQTREGVGCFLVPRLLEDGSSNGLRFQRLKDKIGNRSNASSEVEFSETFGFLLGAPDAGIRTILDMVTLTRLDCALASAGIMRASLAEAVHHTRGRSVFGKPLVAQPIMTRVLADMALDVAGATALAFRLADAFDKARDSAEDAAYARIMTPVTKYWCCKIAPALIYEAMECIGGSGYVEERPIARHYREAPVNAIWEGSGNVMALDLMRVIGRGRDLFEMLFAGLARDLGPAGKKTVDVLRACLSLCERDEGAARMLVEQLALAAAAAELYRAGAGRVADAFLETRLASGWRSTYGMLDSRFDSAYIVDLLYPPAR, from the coding sequence ATGACTCGCGACACCGAACAGAAATTTTCCGATCTCAACCAGCCCTCTCTCTGGTCGGGCATCAACGCCTATCGCTCCGACCCGCTGCTGGTCGATGCCACCGACGCCATGCCCAAGCCGCTGCGCGACGAGTTCGACGCCATCGGCCGCTATGTGACCTCGCCGGAGGCGCAGGAGCTGGCCCGCATGGCGAACGAGGGCGTGCCGAAGCTGCGCACCCACGGGCCGCGCGGCGAGCGCATCGATACCGTCGATTTCCACCCGGCCTGGCACGCGCTGATGCGCCGCTCCATGGTGAGCGGCCTGCATTCCTCGCTCTGGGAGAACGTGCCGGACGAGCAGGGCCGGGCGCACAAGGCGCGCGCCGTGCGTTTCTACCTGACGGCGCAGCTCGAATGCGGGCATCTGTGCCCGCTGACGATGACCAGCGCCTCGGTCGCCGCGCTTTCCGCCTCGCCGCAGGTGCAGCGCGAATGGGGTCGAAAAATCCTGTCGCGCAAATACGATTCGGCCAACAAGCCGGCCATGCAGAAGAGCGCCATCACGCTCGGCATGGGCATGACGGAAAAGCAGGGCGGCACGGATGTGCGCGCCAACACTTCGACGGCCGAGCGGGTGGGCGAGGGCGTCTATCGCCTCTCCGGCCACAAGTGGTTCATGTCCGCGCCGATGAGCGACGGCTTCGTCATGCTGGCGCAGACGCGCGAGGGCGTCGGCTGCTTCCTCGTGCCGCGGCTGCTGGAGGACGGCTCCAGCAACGGCCTGCGCTTCCAGCGCCTCAAGGACAAGATCGGCAACCGATCGAATGCCTCCTCCGAGGTCGAGTTCTCCGAAACCTTCGGCTTCCTGCTCGGCGCGCCCGATGCGGGCATCCGCACGATCCTCGACATGGTGACGCTGACGCGGCTCGACTGCGCGCTGGCTTCTGCCGGCATCATGCGTGCCTCGCTGGCGGAGGCCGTGCACCATACGCGCGGCCGCAGCGTCTTCGGCAAGCCGCTCGTCGCCCAGCCGATCATGACGCGTGTTCTCGCCGACATGGCGCTCGACGTCGCCGGTGCGACCGCGCTCGCCTTCCGCCTCGCCGACGCCTTCGACAAGGCGCGCGACAGCGCGGAGGATGCCGCCTATGCCCGCATCATGACGCCGGTCACGAAATACTGGTGCTGCAAGATCGCGCCCGCCCTTATCTACGAGGCGATGGAGTGCATCGGCGGCAGCGGTTATGTCGAGGAGCGGCCCATCGCGCGGCATTACCGCGAAGCACCGGTCAATGCGATCTGGGAAGGCTCCGGCAATGTCATGGCGCTCGACTTGATGCGCGTCATCGGCCGGGGCAGGGACCTCTTCGAAATGCTCTTCGCCGGGCTCGCCCGTGATCTCGGCCCGGCCGGCAAGAAGACGGTGGACGTGCTGCGCGCCTGCCTGTCGCTCTGCGAGCGCGACGAGGGCGCGGCCCGCATGCTGGTGGAGCAGCTGGCGCTCGCCGCCGCCGCCGCCGAACTCTACCGCGCCGGTGCCGGCCGCGTCGCCGATGCCTTCCTGGAAACGCGCCTCGCCTCCGGCTGGCGCTCGACCTATGGCATGCTCGATTCGCGCTTCGATTCGGCCTACATCGTCGACCTGCTCTATCCGCCGGCGAGATAG
- a CDS encoding AEC family transporter → MLAIFETILPVFLLVVLGALLKRWRQIDRDMWNGLEQLGFFVLFPALLFITLAKAEFSGIDAGAIALGSIGSVTFIALVLILCWPLFRAAQVSGASYTTVFQTSTRWNAFIALAIGEKLYGADSLALVALVATLIIIPLNFYNIAVLVWFGGGSRSLKTFAQKILTNPMIIGSVLGVLVNLSGVRIYAPLMQTVEFVADTSLSLGLIMVGAGLKLADAMRPRPLALLPVALKLVFMPLIMTGAAYALGLRGEQLLTIAMGASVPTAMNGYVLAKQMGGDAPLYAAVATLQTIASFFTIPMVLTATAYLAGG, encoded by the coding sequence ATGCTCGCCATCTTCGAAACTATCCTCCCCGTTTTCCTGCTCGTCGTGCTGGGCGCGCTGCTCAAGCGCTGGCGACAGATCGACCGCGACATGTGGAACGGGCTGGAACAACTCGGCTTCTTCGTGCTGTTTCCCGCGCTGCTCTTCATCACGCTCGCCAAGGCGGAGTTTTCGGGCATCGACGCGGGCGCGATCGCGCTCGGTTCCATCGGCTCCGTGACGTTCATCGCCCTGGTGCTAATCCTCTGCTGGCCACTCTTTCGCGCAGCGCAGGTTTCCGGCGCGTCCTATACGACCGTTTTCCAGACCTCGACGCGCTGGAATGCCTTCATCGCGCTCGCCATCGGTGAAAAGCTCTACGGTGCGGATAGTCTCGCCCTCGTCGCGCTCGTGGCGACGCTGATCATCATCCCCCTGAATTTCTACAATATCGCCGTGCTTGTCTGGTTCGGCGGCGGCTCGCGCAGCCTGAAGACCTTCGCGCAGAAGATCCTCACCAATCCGATGATCATCGGCTCCGTGCTCGGCGTTCTCGTCAACCTGTCGGGGGTCCGTATCTATGCGCCGCTGATGCAGACGGTGGAGTTCGTCGCCGACACCTCGCTCAGCCTCGGCCTGATCATGGTCGGCGCTGGGCTGAAGCTGGCGGATGCGATGCGGCCCCGCCCGCTGGCGCTATTGCCCGTCGCGCTGAAACTCGTCTTCATGCCGCTGATCATGACGGGCGCGGCCTATGCGCTGGGCCTTCGCGGCGAACAGCTCCTCACCATCGCCATGGGCGCGAGCGTTCCGACCGCGATGAACGGCTATGTGCTGGCCAAGCAGATGGGCGGCGACGCACCGCTCTACGCCGCCGTCGCGACACTGCAGACGATCGCCTCTTTCTTCACCATTCCGATGGTGCTGACGGCGACCGCCTATCTCGCCGGCGGATAG
- a CDS encoding DUF6105 family protein translates to MKWFLILWAGPIALLGSWYGLSYYDMSFGIFMLTRDAHDLVFRIYGHILGIPPESIPPLVLRAIIFDSLLVFALIAFRRRRKIAAWWQARRQSSSRAALASDESLSSAP, encoded by the coding sequence ATGAAGTGGTTCCTGATTCTCTGGGCAGGCCCCATCGCGCTGCTTGGCAGCTGGTACGGGCTTTCCTACTACGACATGAGCTTCGGCATCTTCATGCTGACGCGCGATGCGCATGATCTGGTCTTCCGCATCTACGGCCACATCCTCGGCATTCCTCCGGAAAGCATCCCGCCGCTCGTGCTGCGCGCCATCATCTTCGACAGCCTGCTGGTCTTCGCCCTTATCGCCTTCCGTCGCCGCAGGAAGATTGCGGCATGGTGGCAGGCGCGCCGTCAGTCCTCTTCCCGCGCGGCTCTTGCCAGCGACGAGAGCCTGTCCAGCGCGCCCTGA
- the ruvX gene encoding Holliday junction resolvase RuvX, which yields MATLTLEELAEALAPGQPIAGLDLGTKTIGLSVSDLGRRLATPRPVLKRVKFTQDAEVLLAFAEKEKVVAFVIGLPMNMDGSAGPRVQATRAFVRSMSDKTDIPFVFWDERLSTVAAERTLIEMDVSRKKRAERIDSAAASFILQGALDRLSSLARAAREED from the coding sequence ATGGCGACGCTGACACTGGAAGAACTGGCGGAAGCCCTTGCGCCCGGCCAGCCCATCGCCGGCCTCGACCTCGGCACCAAGACCATCGGTCTTTCGGTCTCCGATCTCGGCCGGCGTCTGGCAACGCCCCGGCCGGTGCTGAAGCGCGTGAAATTCACGCAGGATGCGGAAGTGCTGCTGGCCTTTGCCGAAAAGGAGAAGGTCGTCGCCTTCGTCATCGGCCTGCCGATGAACATGGACGGCAGCGCCGGCCCGCGCGTTCAGGCGACGCGCGCCTTCGTGCGCTCGATGTCCGACAAGACCGACATTCCCTTCGTCTTCTGGGATGAGCGGCTTTCGACGGTGGCGGCGGAACGCACGCTGATCGAAATGGACGTCTCGCGCAAGAAGCGGGCCGAACGCATCGATTCGGCCGCCGCGTCCTTCATCCTTCAGGGCGCGCTGGACAGGCTCTCGTCGCTGGCAAGAGCCGCGCGGGAAGAGGACTGA
- a CDS encoding alkylphosphonate utilization protein, with protein sequence MSDDDYIYDEATGEWRPASEIAAEKAAANVVHDAAGNVLADGDSVVLIKDLKVKGAGQTLKQGTVIKTIRLTDNPEEIDCRHDAIKGLVLRTEFVRKR encoded by the coding sequence ATGAGCGATGACGACTACATCTATGACGAAGCAACCGGCGAATGGCGTCCGGCCTCGGAGATCGCGGCGGAGAAGGCCGCGGCGAACGTTGTGCACGATGCCGCCGGTAATGTGCTGGCCGATGGCGATTCGGTTGTTCTCATTAAGGACCTGAAGGTGAAGGGCGCGGGGCAGACGCTCAAACAGGGCACCGTCATCAAGACGATCCGCCTCACCGACAATCCGGAAGAGATCGATTGCCGGCACGACGCCATCAAGGGACTGGTGCTGCGCACCGAGTTCGTCCGCAAGCGCTGA
- a CDS encoding metal-dependent hydrolase, translated as MKITWLGHSAFRIETAKARILIDPFFTGNPAFDESTRKDAVAGLTHVLLTHGHGDHVGDTIKIAAETGATVLANADLAAWLGAKGVEKVDMGNTGGTVHFDGFSTTFVNALHSSAQITEDGVSHSLGNANGLVLHFEDEPTLYHMGDTDIFSDMALINELHQPEIGLLPIGDRFTMGGAVAALACQRFFKFDTVIPCHYGSFGIIDQTADLFVQAMDGASAKIEVPKAGGSVSC; from the coding sequence ATGAAAATCACCTGGCTCGGCCATTCCGCCTTCCGGATCGAGACGGCGAAGGCCCGGATCCTCATCGACCCGTTCTTCACCGGCAATCCCGCCTTCGACGAATCGACCCGCAAGGATGCCGTCGCCGGACTCACCCATGTCCTGCTCACCCATGGCCACGGCGACCATGTCGGCGATACGATCAAGATCGCCGCGGAGACTGGCGCGACCGTTCTGGCCAATGCGGACCTTGCCGCCTGGCTCGGCGCGAAGGGTGTTGAAAAGGTCGACATGGGCAATACCGGCGGCACCGTGCATTTCGACGGCTTCTCGACCACCTTCGTCAACGCGCTGCATTCTTCCGCGCAGATCACCGAGGACGGCGTTTCCCATTCGCTCGGCAACGCCAACGGTCTCGTGCTGCATTTTGAGGACGAGCCGACGCTCTATCACATGGGCGATACCGATATCTTCTCCGACATGGCGCTGATCAACGAACTGCACCAGCCGGAAATCGGCCTCCTGCCGATCGGCGACCGGTTCACCATGGGCGGTGCCGTGGCGGCGCTCGCCTGCCAGCGCTTCTTCAAGTTCGACACCGTCATTCCCTGCCACTACGGTTCCTTCGGCATCATCGACCAGACGGCCGACCTCTTCGTGCAGGCGATGGACGGTGCTTCGGCGAAGATCGAGGTGCCGAAGGCCGGTGGTTCGGTGTCGTGCTAA
- the gatC gene encoding Asp-tRNA(Asn)/Glu-tRNA(Gln) amidotransferase subunit GatC, whose product MSVDLATVKRVARLARIAVSEEEANRMTGELNGILGFVEQLSEVDVEGVEPMTSVTPMEMRKRDDVVNDGNKADAIVANAPSSDRNFFQVPKVVE is encoded by the coding sequence ATGTCCGTAGATCTAGCCACCGTGAAGCGCGTCGCGCGCCTTGCCCGCATCGCTGTCAGCGAGGAAGAGGCAAACCGCATGACCGGCGAGCTGAACGGCATCCTCGGCTTCGTCGAGCAGCTTTCCGAGGTTGATGTCGAGGGCGTCGAGCCGATGACGTCCGTCACGCCCATGGAGATGCGCAAGCGCGATGACGTCGTCAATGACGGCAACAAGGCGGATGCCATCGTCGCTAATGCGCCGTCGTCCGACCGCAACTTCTTCCAGGTTCCGAAGGTGGTGGAGTAA
- a CDS encoding GNAT family N-acetyltransferase, protein MPVTLAIESPLQDDVRTLIAELNTVLLELSPPEACYHLTVEQMAEPTVTVWIARDGDAVIGCGALKRHSDEIGEVKRMFTRPEWQGQGIGRRILGEIEAIAEREGLETLVLETGDQHPAAWALYEKAGFARCGPVLDYPDSPYSVFYQKQLRAA, encoded by the coding sequence TTGCCCGTCACCCTCGCCATCGAGAGCCCCTTGCAGGATGATGTTCGCACGCTGATCGCGGAGCTGAACACGGTCCTGCTCGAACTCTCGCCGCCGGAGGCCTGCTATCACCTGACCGTCGAACAGATGGCCGAGCCGACCGTCACGGTCTGGATTGCCCGCGATGGGGATGCCGTTATCGGCTGTGGCGCGCTGAAGCGTCATTCCGATGAAATCGGTGAGGTGAAGCGCATGTTCACCCGGCCGGAATGGCAGGGGCAGGGCATCGGCCGCCGCATCCTCGGCGAGATCGAGGCCATCGCCGAACGGGAAGGGCTCGAAACCCTCGTCCTCGAAACCGGCGACCAGCATCCGGCCGCCTGGGCGCTCTACGAGAAGGCGGGCTTTGCCCGCTGCGGCCCTGTGCTCGACTACCCGGATTCGCCTTATTCCGTATTTTATCAAAAGCAGCTTCGTGCTGCCTGA
- the gatA gene encoding Asp-tRNA(Asn)/Glu-tRNA(Gln) amidotransferase subunit GatA — translation MTDLTRLTIAEAREKLSSKEIKAVELTDAYLAAIEAANPAINAYVTVTPEKAREMAKASDARLAEGKAGALEGIPLGIKDLFATEDVHTQACSHILDGFKPKYESTVTQNLWNDGAVMLGKLNMDEFAMGSSNESSYYGVVKNPWRATGSNADLVPGGSSGGSAAAVAAFLCAGATATDTGGSIRQPAAFTGTVGIKPTYGRCSRWGIVAFASSLDQAGPIARDVRDAAILLKSMASVDKKDTTSVDLPVPDYEASLGQSLKGMRIGIPREYRVDGMPDEIEALWQQGIAWLKDAGAEIVDISLPHTKYALPAYYIVAPAEASSNLARYDGVRYGLRVDGKDIVDMYEKTRAAGFGHEVKRRIMIGTYVLSAGYYDAYYLQAQKVRTLIKRDFELAFNAGVDAILTPATPSSAFGIADEDLAADPVKMYLQDIFTVTVNMAGLPGLSVPAGLDHKGLPLGLQLIGKPFEEESLFKTAHVIEQAAGRFTPAKWW, via the coding sequence ATGACCGATCTGACCCGCCTCACCATTGCCGAAGCCCGCGAGAAGCTTTCCTCGAAGGAGATCAAGGCCGTCGAGCTGACGGACGCGTATCTGGCTGCGATCGAAGCGGCCAACCCGGCGATCAACGCCTACGTCACCGTCACGCCCGAAAAGGCGCGCGAAATGGCGAAGGCGTCCGACGCCCGTCTCGCCGAAGGCAAGGCCGGTGCGCTGGAAGGCATTCCGCTCGGCATCAAGGACCTGTTCGCCACGGAAGACGTGCACACGCAGGCCTGCAGCCACATCCTCGACGGCTTCAAGCCGAAATACGAATCGACCGTCACCCAGAACCTCTGGAACGACGGCGCCGTCATGCTCGGCAAGCTGAACATGGACGAGTTCGCCATGGGCTCCTCCAACGAATCCTCCTATTACGGTGTCGTCAAGAACCCGTGGCGGGCAACGGGCTCCAACGCCGACCTCGTGCCCGGCGGCTCTTCGGGTGGCTCGGCCGCTGCCGTCGCTGCGTTCCTGTGCGCCGGCGCGACCGCGACGGACACCGGCGGCTCGATCCGCCAGCCTGCCGCCTTCACCGGCACCGTCGGCATCAAGCCGACCTACGGCCGCTGCTCGCGCTGGGGTATCGTCGCCTTTGCCTCCTCGCTGGACCAGGCCGGCCCGATCGCCCGCGACGTGCGCGACGCCGCGATCCTCCTGAAGTCCATGGCGAGCGTCGACAAGAAGGACACGACCTCCGTCGATCTGCCGGTGCCGGATTATGAAGCCTCGCTCGGCCAGTCGCTGAAGGGCATGCGCATCGGCATTCCGCGCGAATACCGCGTCGACGGCATGCCGGACGAAATCGAAGCGCTCTGGCAGCAGGGCATCGCCTGGCTCAAGGATGCTGGTGCCGAGATCGTCGACATTTCCCTGCCGCACACGAAATATGCCCTGCCGGCCTATTACATCGTTGCTCCGGCGGAAGCCTCGTCGAACCTCGCCCGTTACGACGGCGTGCGCTACGGCCTGCGCGTCGACGGCAAGGATATCGTCGACATGTACGAGAAGACGCGCGCCGCAGGCTTCGGCCACGAGGTCAAGCGCCGCATCATGATCGGCACCTACGTGCTCTCGGCCGGTTACTACGACGCCTATTACCTGCAGGCCCAGAAGGTGCGCACGCTCATCAAGCGTGACTTCGAACTGGCCTTCAATGCCGGTGTCGACGCCATCCTGACGCCCGCCACGCCGTCCTCCGCCTTCGGCATCGCCGACGAGGACCTCGCGGCCGATCCGGTGAAGATGTACCTTCAGGACATCTTCACGGTGACGGTGAACATGGCCGGCCTGCCGGGCCTTTCGGTTCCCGCCGGCCTCGACCACAAGGGCCTGCCGCTCGGCCTGCAGCTTATTGGCAAGCCCTTCGAGGAGGAAAGCCTCTTCAAGACGGCCCATGTCATCGAGCAGGCCGCTGGCCGCTTCACGCCGGCCAAGTGGTGGTAA
- a CDS encoding GNAT family N-acetyltransferase, whose product MITVRNALEEDVPALIGIGVRAWEQAIVGVPVQVRRDHARNAFQQFLANRWLRVTVADLDGQLSGWASREKLDDEISDLWVDPAQQRKGLGSALLAAMETEIAAAGFEAARLQTHARNLAAVGFFQKHGYGVSWLSVDYSERLDRNIESVGLRRQLVMDGPIAYGPGGF is encoded by the coding sequence ATGATCACCGTACGCAACGCGCTTGAGGAAGATGTCCCGGCCCTGATCGGGATCGGCGTCCGCGCCTGGGAGCAGGCCATCGTCGGCGTTCCCGTTCAGGTGCGGCGCGACCATGCCCGCAATGCCTTCCAGCAATTCCTCGCCAATCGCTGGCTGCGCGTGACCGTCGCCGATCTCGACGGCCAGCTTTCCGGTTGGGCTTCGCGCGAGAAGCTGGACGACGAAATCAGCGATCTCTGGGTCGATCCCGCGCAGCAGCGAAAGGGCCTCGGTTCGGCCCTGCTTGCCGCGATGGAAACCGAGATCGCCGCGGCCGGCTTCGAGGCGGCGCGTCTCCAGACCCATGCGCGCAACCTTGCGGCCGTCGGCTTCTTCCAGAAGCATGGCTATGGGGTGAGCTGGCTTTCTGTCGATTACTCGGAGCGCCTCGATCGCAACATCGAATCGGTTGGTCTGCGCCGGCAGCTCGTGATGGACGGACCCATCGCCTACGGACCGGGCGGGTTCTGA
- a CDS encoding YjhX family toxin has translation MDISRAEQRILHLLAQGGRIDIEKDDDTRKITTVTCITRDGWRASGLDMDLFRRLKRRRCIASSGGKPYRITQRGLELVRAQHDNQ, from the coding sequence ATGGACATTTCGCGCGCCGAACAGCGCATCCTTCACCTGCTCGCCCAGGGCGGCAGGATCGACATCGAAAAAGACGACGACACCCGGAAGATCACGACGGTCACCTGCATCACGCGGGACGGCTGGCGGGCAAGCGGTCTTGACATGGATCTCTTCCGCAGGCTGAAGCGCCGGCGGTGCATCGCCTCCTCCGGCGGCAAGCCCTACCGTATCACGCAGCGGGGGCTGGAACTGGTTCGTGCCCAGCACGACAACCAGTAG
- a CDS encoding NAD(P)/FAD-dependent oxidoreductase, with amino-acid sequence MTEDAIIIGGGFAGLSAAMQLARARRRITILDTGEPRNRFASRSHGFLAQDGRPGSDILADARRQLAAYETVTFRDTPAERLDGERDAFSVITGDGERIDTRRVLLATGFEDQLPLIPGIAERWGKTVLHCPYCHGYEVGGGPIGVLARTAEAARFAAVVADWGNVTLFTNAVPEPDDEALAVLAERNVKLRPGRVTGVTDGPDDMLSVETGPGIPTLVKALFVMPEARVRSAIPAERGLKLKETPIGNILHTDDTGQTSLPGLYAAGDIALGAANISLASANGVKTGVFLHHSLIWPAH; translated from the coding sequence ATGACCGAAGATGCCATCATCATCGGCGGGGGCTTTGCCGGCCTTTCCGCCGCCATGCAGCTCGCCCGCGCCCGCCGCCGCATCACCATTCTCGACACCGGGGAGCCGCGCAATCGCTTCGCCTCCCGCTCGCACGGCTTCCTCGCGCAGGATGGCCGGCCGGGAAGCGATATCCTCGCCGATGCCCGGCGCCAGCTTGCCGCCTATGAGACCGTCACATTTCGCGATACCCCCGCCGAGCGGCTGGACGGTGAACGGGATGCCTTCTCCGTCATCACCGGCGATGGCGAGCGGATCGATACGCGGCGCGTGCTGCTCGCCACCGGGTTCGAGGATCAGTTGCCACTCATTCCGGGCATTGCGGAGCGCTGGGGCAAGACGGTGCTGCATTGCCCCTATTGCCACGGTTACGAGGTGGGTGGCGGACCGATCGGCGTCCTGGCGCGCACGGCGGAGGCAGCCCGCTTTGCGGCCGTCGTCGCCGACTGGGGCAATGTCACGCTCTTCACCAATGCAGTACCGGAACCGGACGACGAAGCCCTCGCCGTTCTCGCCGAGCGCAACGTGAAGCTGCGGCCGGGCCGTGTCACGGGTGTAACCGACGGGCCGGACGACATGCTCTCCGTCGAAACCGGTCCCGGCATCCCGACGCTGGTCAAGGCGCTCTTCGTCATGCCGGAGGCGCGGGTGCGCAGCGCCATTCCGGCCGAACGCGGCCTGAAGCTGAAGGAAACGCCCATCGGCAATATCCTCCACACGGACGATACCGGCCAGACCTCCCTGCCCGGCCTCTATGCCGCCGGGGATATCGCATTGGGCGCGGCCAATATCTCGCTCGCCTCGGCCAATGGCGTGAAGACCGGCGTCTTCCTGCATCACTCGCTGATCTGGCCCGCACATTGA
- a CDS encoding Rrf2 family transcriptional regulator → MKRNSRLSAVLHALMHMAERNEPMTSDDLALCLDTNAVVVRRTMAGLRDAGIVQSGRGHGGGWHFARPLAEISLLDIYNALGEPILFQIGPATEMPGCVVEQSVNRVIGDALRDAEAILMARFAGTTLADLAVDFRAAARHCRPDTG, encoded by the coding sequence ATGAAAAGAAACAGCCGCCTTTCCGCCGTGCTTCACGCACTCATGCACATGGCCGAGCGCAACGAGCCGATGACCTCGGATGATCTCGCGCTTTGCCTCGACACCAATGCCGTCGTCGTCCGGCGCACCATGGCCGGGCTTCGCGACGCCGGCATCGTACAGTCCGGCCGGGGCCATGGCGGCGGCTGGCACTTTGCCAGGCCGCTTGCCGAAATCTCGCTGCTCGACATCTACAATGCGCTGGGAGAGCCGATCCTCTTCCAGATCGGCCCGGCGACGGAAATGCCGGGCTGCGTGGTCGAGCAATCCGTCAACCGCGTAATCGGCGATGCGCTTAGGGATGCCGAGGCGATCCTGATGGCGCGCTTCGCCGGCACGACGCTCGCCGACCTCGCGGTCGATTTCCGCGCAGCGGCAAGGCACTGCCGGCCCGATACCGGCTAA
- a CDS encoding DUF1294 domain-containing protein, giving the protein MDTIATLPIILVLFNIVTFCLYWWDKEAAHDGHWRVSEARLLQFAFFGGSLGAVAAQRILRHKTRKEPFRTRLMAILILHALLIPAALIFGPSLYRMLLAG; this is encoded by the coding sequence ATGGACACGATAGCGACGCTTCCGATCATCCTTGTTCTCTTCAACATCGTGACGTTCTGCCTCTACTGGTGGGACAAGGAAGCCGCGCACGACGGCCATTGGCGCGTTTCCGAAGCGCGACTGCTGCAGTTCGCCTTCTTCGGGGGCAGCCTCGGCGCCGTTGCCGCACAGCGGATCCTACGGCACAAGACGCGCAAGGAGCCGTTTCGCACGCGGCTGATGGCGATCCTGATTCTCCATGCGTTGTTGATCCCGGCAGCCCTGATCTTCGGCCCTTCCCTCTATCGAATGTTGCTCGCCGGCTGA